A DNA window from Maribellus comscasis contains the following coding sequences:
- a CDS encoding RNA polymerase sigma factor, which translates to MTEAEIIEKLQNGSEQAFKELVDKYQKLVVNTCFGMLHDRDDAEDVAQDVFIEVFRSVQSFRADSKISTWLYRIAVNRSLNFIRDNKKRKRFQSFDDAVKSKNAIFEKFTSGDSDDADFNLENNQRANMLHEAINSLPENQKVAFSLNKYEDLSYKEISEVMDLSVSSVESLIHRAKKNLQKKLYTCYKKKCI; encoded by the coding sequence ATGACAGAAGCCGAAATCATAGAAAAACTTCAAAACGGTAGCGAACAAGCGTTTAAAGAGCTGGTTGACAAATACCAGAAACTGGTTGTAAATACCTGTTTTGGAATGCTGCATGATAGAGATGACGCCGAAGATGTGGCGCAGGATGTTTTTATCGAAGTTTTTCGTTCTGTTCAGAGCTTTCGGGCCGATTCAAAGATTTCGACCTGGTTGTACCGAATTGCTGTAAACCGCTCACTGAATTTTATCCGCGACAATAAAAAACGAAAGAGGTTTCAATCGTTTGATGATGCAGTAAAATCAAAAAATGCCATTTTTGAAAAATTTACTTCGGGAGACAGTGATGATGCTGATTTTAATCTTGAAAATAACCAGAGGGCAAATATGTTACATGAAGCAATTAACTCGTTACCCGAAAATCAGAAAGTAGCTTTTTCACTTAATAAATATGAAGACCTGTCGTATAAGGAAATTTCGGAAGTAATGGACCTTTCAGTTTCATCAGTCGAGTCATTAATTCACAGGGCTAAAAAGAACCTACAAAAAAAATTATATACCTGCTACAAAAAAAAGTGTATTTAG
- a CDS encoding ATP-grasp domain-containing protein yields the protein MAKKKITLAVTGLNNTDNPGPGVPVIRAVKESEDLDVRVIGLVYENLEPGIYMEGLCDRIFQIPYPSSGSNELIERIEKIHLQEKIDVLIPNFDAELFSFMKNEQRLLEKGIHTFLPNLKQFQEREKDKLPEFGKKYDVKVPGSINLGSTNQISDMEDKFDYPVMIKGQFYDAYETNNEEQVKQAFYKISSKWGLPVIAQEFVKGIEVNVVALGDGKGNTIAAVPMRKQYITDKGKAWGGITLADEKMMELTRSIIQKTNWKGGMELEMIKTSKGEYYLIEINPRIPAWVYLAVGAGQNIPEALIKLALGQEVQPMTSYKIGKMFVRYSYDMIVDLEKFAAISMNKEI from the coding sequence ATGGCAAAGAAAAAAATTACATTGGCGGTTACCGGTTTGAACAACACCGACAACCCGGGGCCGGGAGTTCCTGTGATTCGGGCCGTTAAAGAATCCGAAGATTTGGATGTCCGGGTAATTGGGTTGGTTTACGAAAACCTCGAACCCGGAATTTATATGGAAGGTTTGTGCGATCGAATTTTTCAGATTCCATATCCTTCTTCAGGTTCAAATGAATTGATTGAGCGCATTGAAAAAATTCATCTGCAGGAAAAAATTGATGTTCTGATTCCCAATTTCGACGCCGAACTTTTTTCTTTTATGAAAAACGAACAACGGTTGCTCGAAAAAGGGATTCATACTTTTTTACCCAACCTGAAACAGTTTCAGGAAAGAGAAAAAGACAAACTGCCCGAATTTGGGAAAAAATATGATGTGAAAGTTCCGGGAAGCATCAACCTGGGAAGTACAAATCAGATTTCAGATATGGAAGATAAATTTGATTACCCGGTGATGATAAAGGGGCAATTTTACGATGCTTACGAAACCAATAATGAGGAACAGGTAAAACAGGCTTTTTACAAAATTTCTTCAAAATGGGGACTTCCTGTAATTGCGCAGGAATTTGTAAAAGGGATTGAAGTAAATGTAGTTGCATTGGGCGATGGAAAAGGGAATACAATTGCGGCAGTGCCCATGCGAAAACAATACATTACCGACAAAGGAAAAGCCTGGGGCGGTATCACTCTGGCCGATGAAAAAATGATGGAACTCACGCGCTCCATTATTCAAAAAACAAATTGGAAAGGCGGCATGGAACTGGAAATGATTAAAACCAGCAAAGGAGAGTATTATCTGATTGAAATCAATCCAAGGATTCCGGCATGGGTTTATCTCGCGGTCGGTGCCGGTCAAAATATTCCGGAAGCACTAATAAAACTGGCACTTGGGCAGGAAGTTCAACCCATGACTTCTTATAAAATAGGGAAAATGTTTGTCCGCTACTCTTACGACATGATAGTTGATCTCGAAAAATTTGCAGCAATTTCAATGAACAAGGAAATTTAA
- a CDS encoding urea transporter, whose product MKNNTLNGRDIVDSVLNSYSQVFFSKSKLLAFFLIVISFFDYGAGIGGLISVFIANALARFLGYNKYFLNSGLYGFNALLVGLGVGLFYQPSVPLYILITVAAVLTFFLTVVFQGVLGKYGLPYLSLPFLLAIWVVALSAGDLSALNISERGIYTYNELYALGGQTFVNIYEFLENHIRSSFIRIYFHSLGAIFFQTHLLAGIIIAIGLLIYSRITFVLSVLGYSVAYLFYHLVGIEFNSLGYTFIGFNYILTAIALGGYYLVPGKVSYGWIILLLPAVVLITTSTQQIFLTFKISPYSLPFNVIVLMFLYALKLREVRPKKLVETPVQLGKPEKNLYLYSGNLKRFPAAYPVSASLPFYGEWTINQGHNGEHTHKGAWRHAWDFVITDKNGAQFKGSGDFHEDYFCFGKTVLAPFDGTVVEAVNNVEDNTIGDINTKTNWGNTVIIKHNDYLYAKLSHLKFHSVEVKPGDQVKKGQIIGRCGNSGRSPYPHLHFQFQTTPYIGSVTLDYPFGHYLLKEENALTQKNFDFPKNKQMVVNPSKNEILSETLHFIPGQRLKIDVEVDSKKQKWQKLAGNFELHVETDVFNTTYIRCPQNAAKAYLYNDENLHYFTNFTGSKNTALYWFFISLFKVPLGFLPNSKIYDSIPLNMMFSGALKFLQDFIAPVFLFLKVDYALTIKEAGDILSSGDIKMAAVITKKIFGRETAKILAEIKIKQEGKIEIDIEFKEAKIKLICQNELD is encoded by the coding sequence ATGAAAAATAACACCTTGAACGGGAGAGATATTGTTGATTCGGTTTTAAATAGCTATTCGCAGGTATTTTTTTCAAAATCGAAATTACTTGCCTTTTTTTTAATTGTAATCAGTTTTTTTGATTACGGTGCAGGAATTGGTGGACTGATTTCGGTTTTTATTGCGAATGCACTGGCTCGTTTTTTGGGCTATAACAAATATTTTCTCAATTCAGGTTTGTATGGATTTAATGCACTGCTGGTGGGTTTGGGAGTTGGTTTATTTTATCAACCCTCAGTGCCGTTGTATATTTTGATTACAGTTGCAGCGGTGCTTACATTCTTTTTAACCGTTGTTTTTCAAGGTGTTTTAGGAAAGTACGGATTACCCTATTTAAGCCTTCCTTTTCTGTTGGCTATTTGGGTTGTTGCCCTTTCAGCCGGAGACCTTTCAGCTTTAAATATCAGTGAGCGGGGAATTTATACCTATAATGAACTTTATGCACTTGGTGGACAGACTTTTGTAAATATTTATGAATTTCTGGAAAATCATATTCGTTCCTCGTTTATTCGTATTTATTTCCATTCGCTGGGCGCGATTTTCTTCCAAACGCATTTACTGGCCGGCATTATTATCGCCATTGGTTTACTTATATATTCGAGGATAACTTTTGTTTTGTCAGTTCTGGGATATTCGGTTGCATATCTTTTTTATCACCTTGTTGGAATCGAATTTAATTCGCTGGGATATACATTTATTGGTTTTAACTATATTTTAACAGCTATTGCTCTTGGCGGCTATTATCTGGTTCCGGGAAAAGTGAGTTATGGTTGGATTATTTTGTTGCTCCCGGCTGTGGTTTTGATTACAACCAGTACACAACAAATTTTTCTCACATTTAAAATTTCACCTTATTCGTTGCCATTCAACGTGATTGTTTTGATGTTTTTATATGCATTAAAACTCCGTGAAGTGCGACCCAAAAAACTGGTTGAAACCCCTGTGCAGTTGGGAAAACCAGAGAAAAATCTGTATTTGTATTCCGGTAACCTGAAACGTTTCCCGGCTGCTTACCCGGTTTCGGCTTCGTTGCCATTTTACGGTGAGTGGACTATCAATCAGGGGCACAATGGTGAACATACACATAAAGGGGCCTGGCGTCATGCCTGGGATTTTGTGATTACTGACAAAAACGGGGCCCAATTTAAAGGCTCCGGCGATTTTCATGAAGACTATTTTTGTTTTGGGAAAACAGTGCTTGCTCCTTTCGATGGGACAGTTGTTGAGGCAGTTAATAATGTTGAAGATAATACAATTGGCGACATTAATACAAAAACCAACTGGGGGAATACGGTGATTATAAAACACAACGACTATCTGTATGCTAAACTGAGTCACCTTAAATTTCATTCGGTGGAAGTAAAACCCGGCGACCAGGTTAAGAAGGGTCAGATTATCGGGAGGTGCGGAAATTCAGGGCGTTCACCCTATCCGCATTTACATTTCCAGTTTCAAACAACTCCTTACATTGGCTCTGTAACACTCGATTATCCGTTTGGCCATTACTTGCTGAAAGAGGAAAATGCTTTAACACAAAAAAACTTTGATTTCCCAAAAAACAAGCAGATGGTTGTGAATCCGTCAAAAAATGAAATTCTTTCGGAAACGCTTCATTTTATTCCGGGACAGCGCTTAAAAATTGATGTAGAAGTCGATTCAAAAAAGCAAAAATGGCAAAAACTGGCTGGCAATTTCGAATTGCATGTTGAAACCGACGTTTTTAATACGACTTATATTCGGTGTCCCCAAAATGCTGCAAAGGCTTATTTATACAATGATGAAAATTTGCATTATTTTACCAATTTCACCGGCTCTAAAAATACCGCGCTTTACTGGTTTTTTATTTCGCTTTTTAAAGTGCCATTGGGATTTCTGCCCAACAGCAAAATTTACGACAGTATTCCTTTGAACATGATGTTTAGTGGAGCCCTGAAATTTCTACAGGATTTTATTGCGCCTGTTTTTCTCTTTTTAAAAGTAGATTATGCACTGACAATAAAAGAAGCCGGAGATATTTTGTCGTCAGGAGATATTAAAATGGCTGCTGTAATTACCAAAAAGATATTTGGCCGCGAAACCGCTAAAATTTTGGCTGAAATAAAAATAAAACAGGAAGGGAAAATTGAAATTGATATTGAATTTAAGGAAGCAAAAATTAAACTAATATGTCAAAACGAGTTGGATTAA
- a CDS encoding tetratricopeptide repeat protein, protein MEFLRKSIILGLLVLLSFLGWAQVNQELLEDAFAKSYASEKNGDFKAAMDPLKKVFDESSYEINLRLGWLNYNAGLFDESIIFYSKARELKPYSEEARFGLILPKAALGRWNEVIELYDKILEINPNNTVAMYRLGLVYYGRKDYSQAFPLFKKVVDLYPFGYDGLLMLGWTSYFLGNYNQAKVLFNKVRLYNPNDESATEGLKLIK, encoded by the coding sequence ATGGAATTTTTAAGAAAAAGTATCATTTTGGGTTTATTGGTGTTATTATCTTTTTTAGGTTGGGCACAGGTTAACCAGGAATTGTTGGAAGATGCATTTGCAAAAAGTTATGCATCAGAAAAAAACGGAGATTTTAAAGCTGCAATGGACCCGTTAAAAAAAGTATTCGATGAGTCATCATATGAAATAAACCTGCGGCTGGGCTGGTTAAATTACAATGCCGGTTTATTTGATGAGTCTATAATTTTTTACAGCAAAGCCCGGGAACTGAAGCCATATTCAGAGGAAGCCCGTTTTGGTTTAATTCTGCCAAAAGCTGCACTTGGGCGATGGAACGAAGTAATTGAACTTTATGATAAAATTCTGGAAATTAATCCGAACAACACAGTTGCCATGTACCGTTTAGGATTGGTTTACTACGGTCGTAAAGATTATTCCCAGGCTTTCCCGCTCTTTAAGAAAGTAGTCGATTTGTATCCGTTTGGCTACGACGGGCTTTTAATGCTTGGCTGGACTTCCTATTTTTTGGGAAATTACAACCAGGCCAAAGTTTTGTTTAACAAAGTCCGGTTGTATAACCCTAACGATGAGTCGGCTACCGAAGGTTTAAAATTGATAAAATAA
- a CDS encoding T9SS type A sorting domain-containing protein, protein MKKIFVSSFFVLLAFVLNAQVILDHTYNYSATVVQFETLGYKYYLMDVPNSQCRIYNLDHSLYKTIDCSVPSGCYLSDVKFLSEKLFDNDSGIELLYTYYKYYSGSAYYEYDSKIINDDGSQIVFIDGALYNYINKTGEDSYKLFSYCYDFSSFPEVVWTNIYSLPGTAVMNSVVFENSSKIFLDAFPNPASGTLKVNYNLPKDVSEGVLRLYDNSGRPVNHFTVDHFSDHLDLDVSQMGSGVYFYFIEAEGTKSPSQKLVVQ, encoded by the coding sequence ATGAAAAAAATTTTTGTTAGCTCCTTTTTTGTATTGCTGGCTTTTGTTTTAAATGCACAAGTTATTCTGGATCATACCTATAATTATTCAGCTACTGTTGTTCAGTTTGAGACTCTTGGTTACAAATATTATTTAATGGATGTGCCGAATTCTCAGTGTCGGATATACAACCTGGATCATTCATTGTATAAAACCATCGATTGTTCAGTGCCATCTGGTTGTTACCTGTCTGATGTAAAATTTCTTTCAGAAAAATTGTTTGATAATGATTCTGGAATTGAACTGCTCTACACTTATTATAAATATTATTCCGGCTCTGCCTATTACGAATATGATAGCAAAATTATTAATGATGACGGATCACAAATAGTATTTATCGATGGTGCATTATACAATTATATCAATAAAACCGGCGAAGATTCATACAAACTTTTTTCGTATTGTTATGATTTTTCCAGCTTCCCGGAAGTGGTATGGACAAATATTTATTCACTCCCCGGAACTGCGGTTATGAATTCCGTTGTCTTTGAAAACAGCTCCAAAATTTTTCTTGATGCTTTTCCAAATCCTGCATCCGGCACTTTAAAAGTGAACTACAATTTACCAAAGGATGTTTCTGAAGGTGTCCTTCGATTGTATGATAATTCAGGCCGTCCGGTTAATCATTTTACGGTAGATCATTTTTCAGATCATCTTGATTTGGATGTATCACAAATGGGAAGCGGTGTTTATTTTTATTTTATTGAAGCTGAAGGAACAAAATCTCCTTCCCAAAAACTGGTCGTTCAGTAA
- a CDS encoding collagen-like protein — protein MKTIASLFLVLALIFTTSCEGPVGPPGTPGEDGMDAEIGTVFETDPINFTAGNEYSVLFQFPNNFTVYDGDAVLVYILWDVIDGKDVWRLLPQTVVIENDGVVQYNFDYTLDDVQIFLEWTTSELLPAETDNQIFRIAVLPAAFMQDKSFDIGNFDSVMKSMNKNLKSIEKIDSSIQMN, from the coding sequence ATGAAAACAATAGCAAGTTTATTTTTAGTTTTAGCCCTTATTTTTACTACATCATGTGAAGGACCTGTTGGCCCTCCCGGCACTCCCGGAGAAGACGGTATGGATGCAGAAATAGGAACCGTTTTTGAAACCGATCCGATTAATTTTACCGCCGGAAATGAATATTCAGTTCTTTTCCAATTTCCAAATAACTTTACTGTTTATGACGGCGATGCTGTGCTGGTATATATTCTTTGGGATGTTATTGACGGCAAAGATGTATGGAGATTACTTCCTCAAACAGTTGTCATCGAAAACGACGGTGTTGTTCAGTACAACTTTGATTACACACTGGACGATGTACAAATCTTTCTGGAATGGACAACATCAGAATTGCTCCCGGCAGAAACAGATAATCAAATATTCAGAATTGCAGTTCTTCCTGCAGCATTCATGCAAGACAAGTCATTTGATATAGGTAATTTTGATTCAGTAATGAAATCAATGAATAAAAACCTGAAATCGATTGAAAAAATTGATTCTTCAATACAAATGAATTGA
- a CDS encoding alanine racemase, whose protein sequence is MEKLKYEKPIISRITAGMPNKFGLPSKIKTVSEIDGIPVSTLMEQYGSPVFVISEKTIRETYAEAKQAFETRYPKVQFAWSYKTNYLDAVCSIFHDEGSWAEVVSGFEFEKALSLGVNGSQILFNGPEKSEEDLTLAINHNACIHIDHFDELYLLIETSGKLNKKARVAIRVNMDTGIYPMWDRFGFNYENGEAWNAINRIMLAENLELIGLHTHIGTYIMSASAYAVAASKLANLYVATHRKFDHWIKYIDLGGGFASKNTLKGAYMPGSETCPTFDEYAEAISNALISSEIPHENLPVLFLETGRALIDDAGYLLTTVLANKRSSTGRRSMVIDAGVNILFTTFWYNLGVFPSKETSDFLEETTIYGPLCMNIDIIRDAINFPLVKVGDQLVIERVGAYNMTQWMQFITFRPNVILIDMEGKTHIIRNKEKLETITSFEVNPKK, encoded by the coding sequence ATGGAAAAGTTAAAATACGAAAAGCCAATAATTAGTAGAATTACAGCGGGGATGCCCAACAAGTTTGGATTACCTTCTAAAATTAAAACAGTTTCTGAAATTGATGGAATCCCTGTCTCCACGCTGATGGAACAATATGGTTCCCCCGTGTTTGTAATTTCAGAAAAAACCATTCGGGAAACCTATGCCGAAGCGAAACAGGCATTTGAAACCCGCTATCCCAAAGTTCAGTTTGCATGGTCGTACAAAACCAATTATCTCGATGCCGTGTGTAGTATTTTTCACGATGAAGGTTCCTGGGCAGAAGTGGTTTCAGGTTTTGAATTTGAAAAGGCGCTCTCTTTGGGAGTTAATGGCTCGCAAATTTTGTTTAACGGTCCCGAAAAGTCGGAAGAAGATTTGACACTGGCTATCAATCACAATGCCTGTATTCATATCGACCATTTTGATGAATTGTATTTACTGATTGAAACTTCGGGAAAACTAAATAAAAAAGCACGAGTTGCCATCCGTGTAAATATGGACACAGGTATTTATCCGATGTGGGATCGTTTTGGATTTAATTATGAAAACGGAGAAGCCTGGAACGCTATTAACCGGATAATGTTGGCTGAAAATCTCGAGTTAATCGGGTTACACACACACATCGGTACATATATTATGTCTGCTTCTGCTTATGCTGTTGCTGCATCGAAACTGGCAAATTTGTATGTAGCTACACACCGAAAATTTGATCATTGGATAAAATACATTGATTTGGGTGGTGGTTTTGCTTCAAAAAATACACTAAAAGGCGCTTACATGCCGGGTTCAGAAACTTGTCCCACGTTTGACGAATATGCCGAAGCTATTTCAAATGCCTTGATTTCATCAGAGATTCCGCACGAAAATCTGCCCGTTCTTTTCCTCGAAACCGGCCGGGCGCTGATTGATGATGCCGGTTATCTGCTCACCACAGTTTTGGCCAACAAACGTTCTTCAACCGGCCGCCGTTCAATGGTTATCGATGCCGGGGTAAACATTCTTTTTACAACATTCTGGTACAATCTGGGTGTTTTCCCTTCCAAAGAAACTTCTGATTTTTTGGAAGAGACCACCATATATGGTCCGCTTTGTATGAATATCGATATTATTCGTGACGCCATAAATTTTCCATTGGTAAAAGTTGGGGATCAGCTTGTCATTGAACGGGTTGGAGCTTATAATATGACACAGTGGATGCAGTTTATCACCTTCCGTCCAAATGTAATTTTAATTGATATGGAGGGTAAAACGCATATTATTCGGAATAAAGAAAAACTGGAAACCATAACCAGCTTCGAAGTAAATCCTAAAAAATAG
- a CDS encoding mechanosensitive ion channel family protein: MGNIFTPEFWETFAKSLTSWIVSELPSLVILVILLIISLRVGFFMVRKLKSVLAKKTVNRKEEPNLEIEKRLNTLMGIVKKGVAIIVWSIFIMIFLKKINIDIAPILAGAGIIGLAVGFGAQELVRDFITGFFILLENQIRTGDVAIINGTGGLVEKIELRTITLRDLSGVVHIFQNGKINTVSNMTKDWSAMVFDIGVAYKEDLNKVMKLMKQVADGMMEEDAYKNNILEPMEIFGLDSFGDSALVVKGRIKTKPIQQWTIGREYRKRLKETFDEHRIEIPFPHQTIYWGEEIEPLKLTMEKAEDKAKETK; the protein is encoded by the coding sequence ATGGGAAATATTTTTACTCCCGAGTTTTGGGAAACATTTGCAAAAAGCTTAACCAGTTGGATTGTGTCGGAATTACCTTCACTTGTAATTCTGGTTATACTACTAATTATTTCGTTGCGTGTCGGATTTTTTATGGTTCGAAAATTAAAATCCGTTCTCGCCAAAAAAACCGTAAACAGAAAAGAAGAGCCCAACCTGGAAATAGAAAAACGCCTAAATACACTTATGGGAATCGTAAAAAAAGGTGTCGCCATAATCGTTTGGTCTATTTTTATCATGATTTTCCTCAAAAAAATAAATATTGACATTGCTCCCATATTAGCTGGTGCTGGAATTATTGGCCTGGCAGTTGGGTTTGGTGCACAGGAATTGGTTCGCGATTTTATTACCGGCTTCTTTATTTTGCTTGAAAACCAAATCAGAACCGGCGATGTGGCAATAATTAACGGAACCGGGGGATTGGTAGAAAAAATTGAACTCAGAACAATTACTTTACGCGACCTCTCGGGTGTGGTTCATATTTTTCAAAACGGAAAAATCAATACGGTTTCCAACATGACTAAAGATTGGTCGGCTATGGTTTTTGATATCGGTGTCGCTTATAAAGAAGACCTAAATAAAGTAATGAAGCTGATGAAGCAGGTTGCCGATGGAATGATGGAAGAAGACGCATATAAAAACAATATTCTTGAACCCATGGAAATTTTTGGGTTAGACAGTTTTGGCGACAGTGCTCTTGTTGTAAAAGGACGTATTAAAACCAAGCCCATTCAGCAGTGGACAATTGGCCGTGAATACCGGAAACGCTTAAAAGAAACATTTGATGAACACCGGATTGAAATACCATTCCCGCATCAAACCATATACTGGGGAGAAGAGATTGAACCGTTAAAACTCACTATGGAAAAAGCAGAAGATAAAGCAAAAGAAACAAAATAA
- a CDS encoding DUF2202 domain-containing protein, with amino-acid sequence MKIRKLLFVAFLAIASILFVSCSETISQVEETLATADEEKSSEIALAPGDSCTFSGDLTDAEIAGLMEMREEEKLAHDVYSSFFETYDYVIFDNISKSESAHTSAVLYLMSGYGLEDPATDEEGVFSNPIFSELFASLTEDGSAGLVEALKVGAFIEEFDINDLQNHLEETQNEDVIRVYSNLLRGSKNHLKAFTFALSRQGETYTPTVISEEEYKEILEESNTSEWTPGYYYYNSNDSTTCDGTGPDF; translated from the coding sequence ATGAAAATCAGAAAACTATTATTTGTCGCCTTTTTGGCAATCGCCTCAATTCTGTTTGTATCTTGTTCAGAAACAATCAGTCAGGTAGAAGAAACGCTGGCAACAGCCGATGAAGAAAAAAGTAGTGAAATAGCACTCGCTCCGGGCGACAGTTGCACTTTCTCAGGAGACTTAACAGATGCAGAAATTGCAGGACTAATGGAAATGCGCGAAGAAGAAAAACTGGCCCACGATGTTTATTCTTCCTTTTTTGAAACCTACGACTATGTAATTTTTGATAATATCTCAAAAAGTGAATCTGCCCACACCAGTGCCGTTTTATACCTGATGTCGGGTTACGGACTTGAAGATCCTGCAACAGATGAAGAAGGTGTTTTTTCAAATCCGATCTTTAGCGAATTGTTCGCATCACTAACCGAAGATGGTTCTGCGGGTCTTGTTGAAGCCTTAAAAGTGGGCGCATTTATTGAAGAGTTCGATATAAACGACTTACAAAACCATTTAGAGGAAACTCAAAATGAAGATGTTATCAGGGTTTACTCTAATTTGTTACGTGGCTCTAAAAACCATCTGAAAGCTTTTACTTTTGCATTATCGCGCCAGGGCGAAACATATACTCCTACTGTAATTTCGGAAGAAGAATACAAGGAAATTCTTGAAGAATCAAACACTTCAGAATGGACTCCGGGATATTACTATTACAATTCCAACGATTCTACAACCTGTGATGGAACCGGACCCGATTTTTAG
- a CDS encoding anti-sigma factor family protein, with the protein MKCKTIHKNLVFFLEGDLPEIKKKQIEAHISNCDDCSAFAQDLKKTLGIIEKEKTTEINPFFYTRLKARLESQAEPAKIPFWKPVLAKVVQPVFFSILLIAGIYTGFKIATPVQVNTASVHYTSEEIFPYLNEMQSEPIEEFLME; encoded by the coding sequence ATGAAATGCAAGACAATACATAAAAATTTAGTTTTCTTTCTCGAAGGAGATTTACCGGAAATAAAGAAAAAGCAAATTGAAGCTCATATTTCAAACTGTGACGATTGTTCAGCGTTTGCCCAAGACTTGAAAAAAACGCTTGGGATTATCGAGAAAGAAAAAACAACAGAAATAAATCCGTTCTTTTACACCCGGTTAAAAGCTCGTTTGGAATCTCAGGCAGAACCTGCAAAAATCCCATTTTGGAAACCGGTTTTGGCTAAGGTTGTTCAACCGGTATTTTTCTCGATATTACTGATTGCCGGAATTTATACGGGCTTTAAAATTGCTACTCCTGTGCAGGTAAATACTGCTTCAGTACATTATACATCCGAAGAGATTTTTCCATATCTGAATGAAATGCAGTCGGAACCGATTGAAGAATTTTTAATGGAGTAA
- a CDS encoding PqqD family protein, which produces MKIAVEVKISNNGFVFNSKTGDSFNLNPFGLELINTIREGKDLDIIKMEMLERYDVDELTFERDFYEFCALLKHHQILEQGNPLDFN; this is translated from the coding sequence ATGAAAATAGCTGTAGAAGTCAAAATTAGTAATAACGGGTTTGTTTTTAACTCGAAGACCGGCGATTCATTTAATCTGAATCCTTTTGGGCTGGAACTGATTAATACTATCCGTGAGGGAAAGGATCTCGATATCATAAAAATGGAAATGCTTGAAAGATACGATGTTGATGAACTTACTTTTGAAAGGGATTTTTATGAATTCTGTGCGTTGCTGAAACATCACCAAATTCTGGAACAAGGCAATCCGCTCGATTTTAATTAA
- a CDS encoding acyltransferase family protein, giving the protein MKRLALPDLLKGFAVFLIVPVHILELFIDYPGRESLFGKTVLFLGGPVAVPVFMIVMGYFIARNKKPLAKNLLRGIKVFALGILLNIGLNFHLLLKIKFAGWQINPREYIWGVDILYLAGLSIIFLSFLKPVKNNRGLISLVLVFLITGITGFLNKEFMTTERNYILPFIAGTFSWSYFPLFPWLAYPFLGFAFYHFEEKIVQFLNKQKWISAFILTGVAALILFFSEWGIKNTIDLSAYYHHTFLFSLWTFGIVILWSLFLRFIIQKNSKSGLVVFLRWLGKNITLFYLIQWLIIGNIATAIYQTQPINRYVFWFAGIFSVTVLLTWLFEKTNIKPAR; this is encoded by the coding sequence ATGAAACGATTGGCACTACCCGACCTGCTTAAAGGATTTGCGGTCTTTTTAATTGTTCCGGTTCACATTCTCGAACTTTTTATTGACTATCCGGGGCGTGAAAGTTTATTTGGAAAAACGGTTTTGTTTTTGGGAGGGCCGGTTGCCGTTCCTGTTTTTATGATCGTAATGGGTTATTTTATTGCCCGCAATAAAAAACCTTTAGCCAAAAATTTACTAAGAGGAATAAAAGTTTTTGCACTTGGTATTTTGCTAAATATCGGGCTGAATTTTCACTTGCTTCTGAAAATAAAATTTGCGGGATGGCAAATCAATCCCAGGGAATATATTTGGGGAGTTGATATTTTATATCTCGCCGGACTGAGTATTATTTTTCTTTCGTTTTTAAAACCCGTTAAAAATAATCGCGGACTGATTTCACTTGTATTGGTCTTTCTGATTACCGGCATTACCGGCTTTTTGAATAAAGAATTTATGACAACAGAACGAAATTACATTTTGCCCTTTATTGCCGGAACTTTTTCCTGGTCCTACTTTCCACTGTTTCCATGGTTGGCATATCCCTTTCTTGGATTTGCTTTTTATCATTTTGAAGAAAAAATTGTACAATTTCTCAACAAACAAAAATGGATTTCTGCATTTATTTTAACCGGGGTTGCAGCTCTGATACTATTCTTTTCAGAATGGGGAATCAAAAATACTATTGATTTATCGGCCTATTACCACCACACATTTTTGTTTTCGCTTTGGACATTTGGAATTGTAATATTATGGAGTCTGTTTCTGAGGTTTATAATTCAAAAAAATTCTAAAAGCGGGTTAGTGGTATTTCTTCGATGGCTCGGAAAAAACATCACACTTTTTTATCTTATCCAATGGCTGATAATCGGAAACATTGCCACTGCCATTTATCAAACTCAACCAATTAATCGCTACGTCTTCTGGTTTGCCGGAATATTTTCAGTAACTGTTCTTTTGACCTGGCTATTTGAAAAAACAAATATAAAACCGGCACGCTAA